CCTTTAGAAAATGAAAAGGCTCGGTAACAATGTAATCTAGCTCTTTTGCCTTTCTTCTCCGCACTAATATAAAATTGAGGGGTGAGAATAAGAAAAGTTAAAACAGCTTCCGGCTCCACAGCCGTCCAAGTCGTTAAATACTCTAACTACAAAACTTCCGTCCTTAAACATATCGGAAACGCTAAAACTATACCTAATATCTCTTCCTTAGAAAACTTAGCTCAAGATTGGATATCTCAAACCTCTAAACAAATTAATATGTTCCCCAATAATAACGAAGAAAATAATACCCTCCTGAATAAATATAAATATCTGGGCTTTGAATACCGCTTCGCTTATGAGGTAATAAACAATGTCTTTAGTATCCTCGGCCTCGATAAACTAAACTATAAAAATAGCAGAATGTTCCTAGACCTCTCTCTACTCCGTGTCATCAATCCCCTCTCTAAAAGAAAATCTATAAAATTACTGTCCTCCTCCTTCGGAATAAACTACAACTTGTCCGAATTGTATCGCTCTTTACCAGAATTCCCAAAGTTTAAAGACCTAATCGAAAACAAGTTAGTCGCCTTCGCCAAAAATCAACTCAACTTCAACTTCAGCTTCGTCCTCTACGATATCACCACTCTGTACTTCGAAACTTTCACCGATGACGATTTCAGAAAACGCGGATTCTCCAAAGATAACAAAATAGGCCAACCCCAAATCCTAGTGGGATTGATTGTAAGCAAGGATGGCTTCCCCCTCTCCTTCGCCGTCTTCGAGGGCAGCAAGTTTGAAGGCCATACCCTCATACCAACAATTCTGGATTTTAAAGAAAAACACAAGATAACAACCCTAACTGTAGTTGCCGACGCAGGAATGATAAGCAAAGAAAATATCACCGCTTTGAAACAAAACGGGTTGAGCTACATCGTCGGAGCAAGGCTCGGAAATAATAAACCTTCAACTATTACCCAAATAAATCAAAACCTAAACTTTATCGATGGCGCAACTACTAGACTTAAAACCAATTCAGGCTTCCTAGTTTGTAGCTTCTCTTCTAAAAGATATAGCAAAGATAAACATATTTCATATTACCTTAATAATAGATTAGTCGAAAAGACTAAACTCCTTTTGGGAATTAAAGGATATCACACAGACTTAACACTGCCAGATAAATTAATCATAGAAAGATATAGCGACCTTTGGAATGTCGAAAAAGCTTTTAGAATAAGTAAGAGTGATATTTCCATAAGACCAATTTACCACTTCAGGAAACAAGCAATTATGGCCCACATTCTCATTTGCACAACAGCGTTAGCTGTTCTTAAGTTTATGGAGATAAAGACAGGTAAATCTGCCAAATATGTTGTAGACAGCTTAAAAAGTGTAACTGATGGGAGAATGCTAAATACTGTCACCAACAAGGAATTTCGTATGAGGTCTCAAGTTACAGAGGATACAAAACGACTTCTCAATGAGATGGGCATAACGCACTAATTTGCAGAAGTCAGGAGAGAGTTGAAGGAAGTAATAGGCGAGTTGTTTATGCCCTGCAAGCCCGGAAGTTTTACGGAATTTCCGGGCTTTACTTTTCTAATATCATTTTATCTTGGTCTGGATAAATTCCTTTGAGAGTTTAAAAGATAGTTTTGAAGCGTACAGAAAAAACCTTTAACCCTCATCATTAAGGTTGTGTATTTTGACCAAACTTTCTTTTCTTTAACAGTTTTTTAACTTCGCGGTCAAAGTCGGATATGTAGTTTCTGTCTCGCTCCCCGCGATATTTTTCATATTCTCC
This Patescibacteria group bacterium DNA region includes the following protein-coding sequences:
- a CDS encoding IS1634 family transposase — protein: MRIRKVKTASGSTAVQVVKYSNYKTSVLKHIGNAKTIPNISSLENLAQDWISQTSKQINMFPNNNEENNTLLNKYKYLGFEYRFAYEVINNVFSILGLDKLNYKNSRMFLDLSLLRVINPLSKRKSIKLLSSSFGINYNLSELYRSLPEFPKFKDLIENKLVAFAKNQLNFNFSFVLYDITTLYFETFTDDDFRKRGFSKDNKIGQPQILVGLIVSKDGFPLSFAVFEGSKFEGHTLIPTILDFKEKHKITTLTVVADAGMISKENITALKQNGLSYIVGARLGNNKPSTITQINQNLNFIDGATTRLKTNSGFLVCSFSSKRYSKDKHISYYLNNRLVEKTKLLLGIKGYHTDLTLPDKLIIERYSDLWNVEKAFRISKSDISIRPIYHFRKQAIMAHILICTTALAVLKFMEIKTGKSAKYVVDSLKSVTDGRMLNTVTNKEFRMRSQVTEDTKRLLNEMGITH